A genomic window from Paenibacillus sp. FSL K6-0276 includes:
- a CDS encoding helix-turn-helix domain-containing protein: MSSTFNHKHSAILDAAYELFGSGGFYETKMSEIAEQAGIAKGTVYLYFKSKEELFMAVTRRDCEGFLQDLQEMLKVSNTLAGKLSIIAKHHLYYYYERKRHTKLFFRAPNNNPELVAYMTLFMEEYMQAVVKVLLEGGASEPELMSQSYIGMLDRLKMDILFDPSFTEEDAYKRADFAAGLFIKGALDYLNLGQDDRPVE, encoded by the coding sequence ATGAGCAGCACGTTCAATCACAAACATTCTGCCATTCTGGATGCCGCATACGAGCTCTTCGGTTCAGGCGGATTTTACGAAACGAAGATGTCGGAAATCGCGGAGCAGGCAGGGATTGCTAAGGGCACAGTTTATTTATACTTCAAGAGTAAGGAAGAATTGTTCATGGCGGTTACGCGCCGAGATTGTGAAGGATTCCTCCAGGACTTGCAGGAAATGCTGAAAGTTAGTAATACTTTGGCGGGAAAGCTGTCGATCATCGCTAAGCATCATCTTTACTATTATTATGAACGTAAGCGGCACACGAAACTCTTTTTCCGCGCACCTAACAATAACCCAGAGCTTGTTGCGTATATGACGCTTTTTATGGAAGAATACATGCAGGCAGTGGTGAAGGTATTGCTGGAGGGTGGAGCGTCTGAGCCTGAGCTTATGTCGCAGTCCTACATAGGGATGTTGGATCGACTAAAGATGGATATTTTGTTCGATCCGTCTTTTACGGAGGAGGATGCGTATAAACGCGCTGATTTCGCTGCGGGTCTTTTTATTAAAGGGGCTTTAGATTACTTGAATTTAGGTCAGGATGATAGACCGGTGGAATAG